A window of Tolypothrix sp. NIES-4075 contains these coding sequences:
- a CDS encoding transposase translates to MSKKREFHYTPKHGSWLNQVEIEFSVLSRQCLERRIADVQTLSQEIAIWESDRNSQQASVNWRFKTKDARKKMGRVYPDIAPRKVDLPDY, encoded by the coding sequence TTGTCCAAAAAGCGCGAGTTTCACTACACCCCTAAACACGGTAGTTGGTTAAATCAAGTAGAGATTGAATTTTCCGTTTTATCACGTCAGTGTTTGGAAAGGCGAATTGCTGATGTACAAACATTATCCCAAGAAATCGCCATTTGGGAAAGCGATCGCAATTCTCAACAAGCCAGTGTAAATTGGCGCTTTAAAACGAAGGATGCACGTAAGAAAATGGGGCGGGTATACCCAGATATCGCACCCCGCAAAGTTGACTTGCCAGACTACTAG